One genomic segment of Acidobacteriota bacterium includes these proteins:
- a CDS encoding cytochrome c biogenesis protein CcdA yields MNPMLLALAGSGLEDRVGALAAQLADSVKGASDPLAIGLFFAAGVLASLTPCVYPMIPIVVTYMGGAESQAVAAGASPEGRRWRVTARALFYIAGMAAVYTGLGMAAILLGKPFGSLTQTFWGYGLVALVLAVFGLGMMGLFEIRVPSFLLDRVGLGPRQGMAGAALMGATSAIVAAPCAAPIVFPLVTLVATQQRFVFGSLAMLAFSLGLGVLFLVLAIFSGLAASLPRPGGWMVTLKKIVGVVMLVLAAWFAYQGWMRL; encoded by the coding sequence ATGAATCCTATGCTTCTGGCCCTGGCCGGCTCGGGTCTCGAAGACCGGGTCGGGGCCTTGGCCGCGCAGCTGGCCGACTCGGTCAAGGGGGCTTCCGACCCCTTGGCCATCGGCCTGTTCTTCGCCGCCGGCGTGCTGGCTTCCCTGACCCCGTGTGTCTATCCGATGATCCCCATCGTGGTGACCTACATGGGAGGGGCCGAGTCTCAAGCCGTTGCCGCCGGAGCCTCCCCCGAGGGACGGCGCTGGCGCGTGACTGCGCGGGCGCTGTTCTACATTGCGGGCATGGCGGCGGTGTACACCGGCTTGGGCATGGCGGCGATCCTGCTGGGCAAACCCTTCGGATCGTTGACCCAGACCTTCTGGGGTTACGGCCTGGTGGCTCTGGTCCTGGCGGTCTTCGGACTGGGCATGATGGGGCTGTTCGAGATCCGCGTGCCCTCGTTTCTGCTCGACCGTGTGGGCTTGGGTCCGCGCCAGGGGATGGCAGGCGCCGCCTTGATGGGGGCGACCTCCGCCATCGTCGCCGCTCCCTGCGCGGCTCCCATCGTCTTCCCCCTGGTGACCCTGGTGGCGACCCAGCAACGCTTCGTCTTCGGCAGCCTGGCGATGCTGGCCTTCAGCCTGGGATTGGGAGTACTCTTCCTGGTGCTGGCCATCTTCTCCGGGCTGGCGGCCAGCCTGCCCCGACCTGGGGGGTGGATGGTCACCCTGAAGAAGATCGTCGGTGTCGTCATGCTCGTGCTGGCCGCTTGGTTCGCCTACCAGGGGTGGATGAGACTCTGA